The genomic interval GGCGAAGCGGAGCGCCTCATCGACGAGGGCGGGCTCGCGGACGGCCGCGCCGACGGCGAGGAGCGTCCGGTGGACCTCGCGGATCGCCGCGCCGCCGCCGATCACTCCCTGCAGCGGGCCGAGTACCGCGTCGAACAGGCCGCCACCGCGCAAGACCGGGCCGATGCCGCCCACGCCGCCGCGGCCGCCGCGCATGCTGAGCTCGTGCACCGCGCCCAGCGCGGGCGCGACCGCGCCGCTGCGCGCGCCCGCCTGACCGAGCTGCAGGAGCGCGAGCCCCTGATCGCCGCCGACCGGGCACGCCTCGAGCGCGCACGCGCCGCGGCGACGCTGCGTACGCCGCTGGAGACGGCGGAGCGCGCCGAGCGCGCGCACGCCGACGCGGTCGCTGCGGCCGCGTCGGCGGCTGCCGCCTGGCGCGACGCCGGCGGTGACCCCGGGGGAGACGTGCGCGCCACCCTCGATGCGCTGACGGGCGAGCTCGCCCGCTGGGAGGCCGCCCTCGCGCACGAAGCGGACCTGGGGCGCGCGGCGGCGGCGGTCCGCGACCTGGAGCGCGAGCGGAGCGCCGTCGGCGAACTGCTGACCGCGATCGATCAACAGCTCGCGCTGATCCCCGACGAGCGCGCGGCGATCGATGAACAGCTGGCCGCAGCCGATCACGCCGCGAGCCGCGTCGCGGATGTCCGCGCCACCCTGGCCGGGGCCGTCGACGTGCGCGACGCCGCCCGCGAGGCGGCGACACTGGCGACCGAGGTCGCCGCCGCGGAATCGGCGTACGCCGACGCGGTCGCAGTGGCGGGGGCAGCCGGCGCCCGGGTCGGGGAGCTCCTGCGGCAGCGCCTCGCCGGCTACGCCGGTGAGCTCGCCGCCGGACTGGTCGCGGGGGAGCCGTGCGCCGTCTGCGGGTCCACCGAGCATCCGCGACCCGCGCGCCGCGCCGGAGACCCGGTCACCGACGACGACCTCGCCGAGGCCGAACGGGCCCGCGATATCGCGGCCGCCGCCGAGAAGCAGGCCGCCGGCGTCGCTCACGAGGCGCGACAGCGTCACGCCGCCGTCCGAGAGCGTTCCGGAGGCATCGCGCCCGACGCGGCAGCGGCCGCGGTGGCGGCGGCGGAGGCGCAGCTGCGAGCCGCCGAGGAGGCGGCCGCGGCCGCCGCGGCGCTGCGCGACCGACGCGCCGAGCTGGACGAGCTGACGGCTGCCGCGGAGACCGAGCGGGCCGCGCTCGCCGAGCGCGCCCTGCGCGCAGGGGAGCAGCGCGCCGCCGTCGCGGCCGATGTCGCCCGACTGGAGGCGATGGTCGCCGAGGCGCGCGGCGGGTACGACTCCGTCGCCGCTCGTTTGGCCGCGACCACGGTGCAGCGCGACGCCGCCCGCGCGCTCGTCGACGCCGACGCCGCCCTCGCGGAACGGACCCGTTCTCGCGATGCCGCCCGCGCCGATCTGCAGGCGCTGATCGCCGCGTCGCCGTTCACGTCGGCCGACGACGCTGTCGCGGCACTCCTGGAGGAGTCGGCGCTCGCGACCCTCGACGCGACGATCGCCGAACACCGCGCCGCCCTCATCGCCGCGAAGCAGCGCCTGCTCGAGCTCGAGCTCGACACTGCCGGCGATGACGTCGATGAGGCGCAGCTCGCGGCATCCGCCACGGCCCTCGCCGATGCCGACGCAGGCCGCTCCGCCGCCATTGCCGCACACCGCGATGCGGTGGGCACCGCCGCGCGGCTGCGCGGACTGCTCGCGCAGACCGATGCCGCCTACGCCGACGTCGCCGAGGCCGCCGAGGCCGCCGCGATCGTCACACGACTGGCCGACACGGTGGCCGGCCGGGCGCCGAACACGATGAAGATGGACCTGGAGACGTTCGTGCTCGCCGCGGAGCTCGAGGAGATCGTGGCCGCCGCCAACATCCGCCTCGCGGAGATGTCGTCGGGGCGCTACACCCTGCACCACTCCGACGCGCGCGCGGCGCGGGGCCGTGCGTCCGGGCTCGGCATCGACGTGCTCGACGCGCACACCGGCCGACTGCGGCCGCCGCAGTCGCTGTCGGGAGGCGAGACCTTCCTCGCGTCGCTCGCGCTGGCCCTCGGTCTCGGTGAAGTGGTGACCGCGCGCGCCGGCGGCATCCGCCTCGACACCCTCTTCGTCGATGAGGGTTTCGGCTCACTCGACCCCGAGACGCTCGAACTGGCGATGCGCACGCTCGACGAGCTGCGCGCCGGCGGCCGCACCGTCGGGGTGATCAGCCACGTCGAGGCGATGAAGGAGCAGGTGCCGGCCCAGGTCCTCGTCGAAGCGACGCCGGAGGGCCCGAGCGTCATCCGACAGGATGCCGCGGTGCGCCGGTAGTCCGGCCCGCCCGCGTGTCCGGGCCGGCGCCCCAGCCCGCCGCTACTGCAGGTGCGCCTGCGCGGAGGCGAGGATCTCCTGGTACAGCGAGCGCAGCTTCTCGATGTCCTCGTCGGACGCGCCGCTGCCGGTGAAGGTCTGATCGACGATCTGGTCGATGCCGGCCTCGCCGCTGACCAGCAGCGCCTGCCCGATCATGACGAGAGTCTCATCGGGAAGCGCCTGCGCGACGACCTCCGGCGTGGCGGTCGGGTCGATCTGCGCCATGACGTCGTTGACCTTCGGTCGGACCTCTGCGATGAACGCCGCCTCGTCCGCCGTCGCGGCGTCGTCGGTGGCACCGTCGCCCTCCGCACCGCCCTCCGCGCCGCCGGAGATCTCGGCGGTCGGGGTCGGCGCCGGCACGACGCCCGTCGAGCCCGAGTCGAGGCTCGTTCCCGCAGCCGTCAGTCCCGTGACGACGATGGCCCAGATCAGGGCGAACGCGCCGATGGTCGCGCCGACGACCGACAGCACCAGAGCCGTGATGCTGAGGGGTTTGCCGCCGTTGCGCTTGCCCGCCAGGCCCACGATCGCGAAGACGAACGCGGCGAGCAGGACGAGGCCGCCGATGA from Microbacterium aurum carries:
- a CDS encoding AAA family ATPase; translated protein: MKLHRLELTGFGPFRQTQVVDFDAFDDDGLFLISGRTGAGKSSILDGVSFALYGTVPRYEGGEKRLRSDHSFLTDPTEVRLEFTVRQTRWRVTRAPEYDRPAKRGGGVTTEIARAELEELVDGTWVGRAAKPRTVGEVLGDVLGVNAQQFQQVILLAQNKFSRFLLAPGEERQTLLRTLFGTKRFEQYRDDLEQRRRDAQRELSAVDARARTLLGEAERLIDEGGLADGRADGEERPVDLADRRAAADHSLQRAEYRVEQAATAQDRADAAHAAAAAAHAELVHRAQRGRDRAAARARLTELQEREPLIAADRARLERARAAATLRTPLETAERAERAHADAVAAAASAAAAWRDAGGDPGGDVRATLDALTGELARWEAALAHEADLGRAAAAVRDLERERSAVGELLTAIDQQLALIPDERAAIDEQLAAADHAASRVADVRATLAGAVDVRDAAREAATLATEVAAAESAYADAVAVAGAAGARVGELLRQRLAGYAGELAAGLVAGEPCAVCGSTEHPRPARRAGDPVTDDDLAEAERARDIAAAAEKQAAGVAHEARQRHAAVRERSGGIAPDAAAAAVAAAEAQLRAAEEAAAAAAALRDRRAELDELTAAAETERAALAERALRAGEQRAAVAADVARLEAMVAEARGGYDSVAARLAATTVQRDAARALVDADAALAERTRSRDAARADLQALIAASPFTSADDAVAALLEESALATLDATIAEHRAALIAAKQRLLELELDTAGDDVDEAQLAASATALADADAGRSAAIAAHRDAVGTAARLRGLLAQTDAAYADVAEAAEAAAIVTRLADTVAGRAPNTMKMDLETFVLAAELEEIVAAANIRLAEMSSGRYTLHHSDARAARGRASGLGIDVLDAHTGRLRPPQSLSGGETFLASLALALGLGEVVTARAGGIRLDTLFVDEGFGSLDPETLELAMRTLDELRAGGRTVGVISHVEAMKEQVPAQVLVEATPEGPSVIRQDAAVRR